A stretch of the Acanthochromis polyacanthus isolate Apoly-LR-REF ecotype Palm Island chromosome 22, KAUST_Apoly_ChrSc, whole genome shotgun sequence genome encodes the following:
- the LOC127532043 gene encoding uncharacterized protein C14orf93-like produces MADQAEAIKSSARSRQRRKRLLDARKTVLAPDEQEFWNGITADMMSDEEDGSVDGVHGWIVRPPSFRSQELSNLCAALQARLEADGRYTALHHRRFYNGQPSERLKPLKYNRAAARKHVIPELMPETSPE; encoded by the exons ATGGCGGATCAGGCGGAGGCCATTAAGTCATCTGCCCGGAGTCggcagagaagaaagaga CTGCTGGATGCCAGGAAGACGGTCCTTGCTCCAGACGAACAGGAGTTCTGGAATGGCATCACAGCGGACATGATGTCGGATGAGGAGGACGGCAGTGTAGATGGCGTGCATGGATGGATTGTGCGGCCTCCATCCTTCCGCAGCCAGGAGCTTTCCAACTTGTGTGCTGCCCTACAGGCCAGGCTGGAAGCTGATGGAAGGTACACAGCTCTTCATCACAGACGTTTTTACAATGGACAGCCGTCTGAAAGACTGAAGCCATTGAAATACAACAGGGCAGCAGCGAGGAAACATGTAATTCCAGAGCTGATGCCTGAGACCAGCCCGGAGTGA